In Thiovibrio frasassiensis, one DNA window encodes the following:
- a CDS encoding sensor domain-containing diguanylate cyclase, translated as MARGRRQVNRGTGITVRRAGFALGLLGVWTVALGLYEPTADFAVFAWSLAGLVLLFSLLEMRQGGGDSPTEFSFFGTAGPLLWVVGVWIVFRSFVSVAPQLILLPVGLIGWLVISFPLQALLVPFVAVLGMEVGLWAFDFQELAGLAGNLLAYGAAGLGISAFMSSKAYRQRMRKALIRAKRDTASRQYARDLGLFDELPDILNVLPDYDLIEDPEAGSQPAVETITAAFDLQLELIRQTLALSTVALLWPDPEGQEYRLRSIATTRKDIAPGPFRIGAGITGALMGAEELVSLAPATPSLGVPYYLKQLEVGGVLAVRLPDDAEEWLGFDDKKIAPVLCGDRPGQEPWTEQEKTIMILCGRKLALDVNMGRQFQAMARERSAIQRVCLAMRELNGALALEQVLAATIKAVRTLVGADFISISLVQGNSHCVALAEGEGSELLLGREFAREEGLVGQVLKINRPLPAKAQCHGPTQVFGHDHLLTGYHSLLVLPLQKEKGEATGALTVAVKKADVFTKPRQEILELIAAQVAVKVDLGQAHEEINRLATIDGLTGLINHRTFQHGFDVMLVREERRAGALSLLLCDIDHFKKINDSYGHPFGDKVLKEVAGILRRAARSVDLAGRYGGEEFVLVLEGSGEQGGHQMAERIRQEIEKMVLPHESGPVRITLSLGLAVYPDHGTDKERLIRRADKALYRAKKEGRNRVVVWQEE; from the coding sequence ATGGCAAGAGGTCGCCGCCAAGTGAACCGCGGAACCGGCATCACCGTCCGGCGGGCTGGGTTCGCGCTCGGGCTGTTGGGGGTCTGGACGGTGGCCTTGGGGCTCTATGAGCCGACCGCAGACTTCGCCGTCTTTGCCTGGAGTCTGGCCGGGTTGGTTCTGCTCTTTTCCCTCCTGGAGATGCGGCAAGGCGGAGGGGATTCTCCCACGGAATTTTCTTTTTTCGGCACTGCCGGGCCTTTGCTCTGGGTTGTCGGCGTCTGGATTGTTTTCCGCAGTTTCGTCTCGGTTGCTCCCCAGCTGATCCTGCTCCCGGTCGGGCTCATCGGCTGGCTGGTGATCAGTTTTCCCCTGCAGGCCCTGCTTGTCCCTTTTGTGGCGGTGCTCGGGATGGAGGTGGGGTTGTGGGCTTTTGATTTTCAGGAACTCGCCGGATTGGCGGGGAATCTGCTTGCCTATGGTGCCGCCGGACTGGGCATCAGCGCCTTTATGAGCAGCAAGGCCTACCGGCAGCGGATGCGAAAGGCCCTGATCCGGGCAAAAAGGGATACCGCCAGCCGGCAGTATGCCCGGGATCTTGGTCTCTTCGACGAGCTGCCCGATATTCTCAATGTGTTGCCGGATTACGATCTCATCGAAGACCCCGAGGCCGGCAGTCAGCCCGCCGTTGAAACCATCACCGCCGCCTTTGATCTGCAACTCGAACTCATCCGCCAGACCCTGGCCTTGTCAACGGTGGCCCTGCTTTGGCCGGACCCCGAGGGCCAGGAATACCGGCTGCGCAGTATCGCCACCACCCGAAAAGATATAGCCCCCGGGCCGTTCCGGATCGGGGCGGGCATTACCGGGGCGTTGATGGGGGCGGAGGAACTGGTGAGTCTCGCCCCGGCCACCCCTTCCTTGGGGGTGCCCTATTACCTGAAGCAGCTTGAGGTGGGTGGGGTTCTCGCCGTCCGTCTCCCCGATGACGCCGAGGAATGGCTCGGATTTGACGATAAGAAGATCGCTCCGGTTCTCTGTGGGGATCGACCCGGTCAGGAACCCTGGACCGAGCAGGAAAAAACGATCATGATCCTGTGTGGCCGGAAGCTTGCCCTTGATGTGAACATGGGCAGGCAGTTTCAGGCCATGGCCCGCGAGCGCAGCGCCATCCAGCGCGTTTGTCTTGCCATGCGCGAGTTGAATGGGGCCCTGGCCCTTGAACAGGTTCTGGCCGCAACCATCAAGGCGGTGCGGACCTTGGTGGGGGCGGATTTCATCTCCATCAGCCTGGTTCAAGGCAACAGCCATTGCGTGGCCCTGGCCGAAGGCGAAGGGAGCGAGCTCCTCCTGGGCCGTGAATTTGCCAGGGAAGAGGGGTTGGTGGGCCAGGTGCTCAAGATCAACCGGCCTTTGCCGGCCAAGGCCCAGTGTCACGGGCCGACCCAGGTTTTCGGGCACGACCATCTCCTCACCGGCTACCATTCGCTGCTGGTCCTGCCCCTGCAAAAAGAGAAGGGGGAGGCGACCGGCGCGCTCACCGTGGCGGTGAAAAAAGCCGACGTTTTCACCAAGCCCCGGCAGGAGATTCTGGAGCTGATTGCCGCCCAGGTCGCGGTCAAGGTCGATCTGGGGCAGGCCCATGAGGAAATCAACCGTCTGGCCACCATCGACGGCCTCACCGGCCTGATCAATCACCGTACCTTTCAGCACGGCTTTGACGTGATGCTGGTTCGGGAAGAGCGGCGGGCCGGGGCCTTGAGCCTGTTGCTCTGCGATATCGACCACTTCAAGAAGATCAATGACAGCTATGGCCATCCCTTTGGCGACAAGGTGCTCAAGGAGGTGGCCGGGATCCTCCGGCGGGCGGCGCGCAGCGTGGATCTGGCCGGCCGTTACGGCGGCGAGGAGTTTGTTCTTGTTTTGGAGGGATCCGGCGAGCAGGGGGGGCACCAGATGGCCGAGCGTATCCGGCAGGAGATCGAAAAAATGGTGCTGCCCCATGAGAGTGGTCCGGTGCGGATCACCTTGTCCCTGGGGCTTGCCGTCTATCCCGACCACGGCACCGATAAGGAGCGTTTGATCCGGCGGGCCGATAAGGCCTTGTACCGGGCAAAGAAAGAGGGGCGTAACCGGGTGGTGGTCTGGCAGGAGGAGTGA
- a CDS encoding alpha/beta hydrolase yields MGIVEKMVVRVILRKIGNGFGPSKGEKMEQRRTYEKLDRPEVLAALLYPRQGTTPLPAGAQDHEIEVEPGVTLGARFFLSPDPAAVNLLFFHGNGEVVSDYDEVGPRYTEQGINFLAVDYRGYGRSTGTPTVSAMIRDAHSVLTWVTAWLAEQGCTGHLVAMGRSLGSVSAIELASSEEVIAGLIVESGIAQTLPLLRTIGLDVQALSIDEADGFGNLEKICQVQKPTYILHAQHDQIIPLIQAEELQSLCGARSKEFQMIPGADHNNILERTGKLYFQAIKQFLRRVGKSHGPRRAGLRG; encoded by the coding sequence ATGGGTATAGTTGAAAAGATGGTCGTGCGGGTCATCCTGCGGAAGATCGGAAACGGGTTTGGCCCAAGCAAAGGGGAGAAGATGGAGCAGAGACGAACATACGAAAAACTTGACCGTCCCGAGGTATTGGCGGCCTTATTGTATCCCCGCCAGGGGACGACCCCGTTGCCGGCCGGGGCCCAGGATCACGAGATAGAGGTGGAACCGGGCGTAACGCTCGGGGCCAGATTTTTTCTGAGCCCCGACCCGGCCGCGGTCAATCTTCTTTTTTTTCACGGCAATGGCGAGGTGGTTTCCGATTATGACGAGGTCGGCCCCCGCTATACGGAGCAGGGGATCAACTTCCTGGCCGTTGACTATCGGGGCTACGGGCGGAGCACCGGCACCCCTACCGTGAGCGCGATGATCCGGGATGCGCATAGTGTGTTAACCTGGGTGACGGCCTGGTTGGCCGAACAGGGGTGCACCGGTCATCTCGTGGCGATGGGCCGATCCCTGGGCAGCGTCTCGGCCATTGAGCTGGCCTCTTCGGAAGAGGTGATTGCCGGGCTCATTGTCGAGAGTGGCATTGCCCAGACCCTGCCCCTTTTGCGCACCATCGGCCTTGATGTGCAAGCGCTCTCCATTGATGAGGCGGACGGCTTCGGCAATCTGGAAAAAATTTGTCAGGTGCAAAAACCCACCTACATCCTCCATGCCCAGCATGATCAGATCATCCCCCTCATCCAGGCCGAAGAGCTGCAGAGCCTGTGCGGGGCGCGGAGTAAGGAATTTCAGATGATTCCCGGCGCCGATCACAACAATATCCTGGAGCGGACCGGGAAGCTCTATTTTCAGGCAATCAAACAATTTCTTCGCAGAGTCGGCAAGTCCCACGGCCCAAGACGAGCCGGGCTCCGCGGCTGA
- a CDS encoding nitroreductase family protein produces MALISIDRTKCKKDGICVAECPFSLIALTGEEGFPEIRPAAARLCIQCGHCVAVCPHDALSLTSMHQDDFLPMGFGSPPTLKKIGQLLSSRRSIRTYQQQPVLRPHIEQLLDICRWAPSAKNKQPVHWLVVENPEEMRRLAGLVVDWLRTGTTYPGIVAAWDQGKDMVLRSAPHLLMAHAHEDSLKPEIDCTIALSYFEIAATSGGIGTCWAGILMSAAAAGYQPLLDALGLPEGHRPYGAMIFGYPRFPYFKIPPRKEARVIWRS; encoded by the coding sequence ATGGCCCTCATCAGCATCGACCGAACAAAATGCAAAAAAGACGGGATCTGCGTGGCGGAATGCCCTTTCAGTCTGATTGCCCTGACAGGAGAAGAGGGTTTCCCGGAGATCCGCCCGGCGGCGGCACGCCTCTGCATCCAGTGCGGACACTGTGTGGCGGTGTGCCCCCATGATGCCTTAAGCCTGACCTCCATGCACCAGGATGACTTCCTGCCCATGGGCTTCGGCTCTCCCCCCACCCTCAAGAAAATCGGCCAGCTTCTCTCCAGCCGGCGCTCCATCCGGACTTACCAGCAGCAGCCGGTTCTCCGGCCCCATATCGAACAGCTGCTCGATATCTGTCGCTGGGCTCCGTCCGCCAAAAATAAACAGCCGGTACACTGGCTGGTGGTGGAAAATCCCGAGGAGATGCGCCGTCTGGCCGGGCTGGTCGTGGACTGGCTGAGGACCGGTACCACCTATCCCGGCATCGTCGCCGCCTGGGACCAGGGCAAGGACATGGTCCTGCGCAGCGCCCCCCACCTGCTGATGGCCCACGCCCATGAGGACAGTCTCAAACCGGAAATCGACTGCACCATCGCCCTGAGCTATTTTGAGATAGCCGCAACCAGCGGGGGCATCGGCACCTGCTGGGCCGGCATCCTGATGAGCGCCGCGGCAGCCGGCTACCAGCCCCTGCTCGACGCCCTGGGACTGCCCGAGGGCCACCGCCCGTATGGGGCGATGATCTTCGGCTACCCGAGATTTCCGTACTTTAAAATCCCGCCCAGAAAAGAGGCCCGGGTCATCTGGCGCTCCTAA
- a CDS encoding YchJ family protein, with protein MSEKKKKDLCPCGSGLKFAECCEPYLKGGLAPTAEALMRSRYTGFAVQDVPYLLRSWHRKTRPTELDLDDQEGFVWHGIEVLATEGGTAGEQTGVVEFVANFSGNGQDHRLHERAEFVCEDGQWLYVDGKVNPGRVPVTSEKIGRNEPCPCGSGKKYKKCCQAK; from the coding sequence ATGAGCGAAAAGAAGAAGAAAGACCTGTGCCCCTGCGGCTCGGGCTTGAAGTTTGCTGAATGCTGCGAGCCGTATCTGAAAGGCGGGCTCGCCCCCACCGCCGAGGCGCTGATGCGTTCACGCTATACCGGCTTTGCCGTGCAGGATGTTCCCTATCTCCTGCGCTCCTGGCACCGGAAAACCCGGCCGACCGAGCTTGATCTGGACGATCAGGAAGGGTTTGTCTGGCACGGGATCGAGGTGTTGGCAACTGAGGGCGGCACCGCAGGCGAGCAGACCGGAGTGGTGGAGTTTGTCGCCAACTTTTCCGGGAATGGCCAGGACCACCGCTTGCATGAACGGGCCGAGTTTGTCTGCGAAGATGGGCAGTGGTTGTACGTGGACGGCAAGGTGAATCCGGGTCGGGTTCCTGTTACCAGCGAAAAGATCGGGCGCAACGAACCCTGTCCCTGCGGCAGCGGCAAGAAGTACAAGAAGTGTTGTCAGGCCAAGTAA
- a CDS encoding NAD(P)/FAD-dependent oxidoreductase — MKTKSYLIVGNGVAGTTAAESIRQQDPKGSITILSEEDLPFYYRIRLNEFIAGDVTEEKLIAKKKKWYEEQRITLRINTRITGLDALNKRLTSESGEKLPFDRLLLATGSHSFLPPISGIDQQGVFSLRHIKDARAILAQAGKSAEVILIGGGLLGLEAGNALRKLGKKVTVVEFFPRLLPRQLDSKGGARLQKLMEKMGFSFRLSAMTKTITGSNGQADGIVLEGGETVRGQMVIVSAGVRPNLELAKAGELICDKGVIVNDRLETSGNGIYAAGDVAEHRGVVSGIWPAAMQQGKVAGANIAGGEAQYNGTTMSNILKVAGIDVAAAGNIDAEGRFESQVISSDTVYKKLVIENNRAIGCIMVGDTKNFNSISRYISEQRDIATLKNSLL, encoded by the coding sequence ATGAAAACGAAATCCTACCTCATCGTCGGCAACGGCGTCGCCGGAACCACCGCCGCCGAATCCATCCGCCAGCAGGACCCCAAAGGGAGCATCACCATCCTCAGCGAAGAGGATCTCCCCTTTTATTATCGGATCCGGCTCAACGAATTCATCGCTGGGGATGTGACCGAAGAAAAGCTCATCGCCAAGAAAAAAAAATGGTACGAGGAGCAACGGATCACCCTGCGGATCAACACCCGGATCACTGGCCTCGATGCTCTGAACAAACGGCTGACCAGCGAAAGCGGGGAAAAGCTCCCCTTTGACCGGTTGCTTCTGGCCACGGGCAGCCACTCCTTCCTGCCCCCCATCAGCGGCATCGACCAACAGGGGGTGTTTTCCCTCCGCCACATCAAGGATGCCCGGGCCATCCTGGCCCAGGCGGGAAAAAGCGCAGAGGTGATCCTCATCGGCGGCGGGCTGCTCGGCCTTGAGGCGGGCAATGCCCTGCGCAAATTGGGCAAGAAGGTAACGGTGGTGGAATTTTTCCCGCGCCTCCTGCCCCGGCAACTGGACAGCAAGGGGGGTGCCCGGCTGCAAAAACTCATGGAGAAGATGGGCTTTTCCTTCCGCCTCTCGGCTATGACCAAGACCATCACCGGCAGCAATGGCCAGGCAGACGGCATTGTCCTTGAAGGCGGCGAGACCGTGCGCGGCCAGATGGTCATCGTCTCTGCCGGAGTAAGGCCAAATCTGGAATTAGCCAAAGCTGGAGAGCTTATCTGCGACAAGGGGGTCATCGTAAATGACCGCCTGGAAACCAGCGGGAACGGAATCTATGCGGCGGGCGATGTGGCCGAGCACCGGGGAGTGGTCTCCGGCATCTGGCCTGCGGCCATGCAGCAGGGTAAGGTGGCGGGGGCCAACATAGCGGGCGGCGAGGCGCAATACAACGGCACCACCATGAGCAACATCCTCAAGGTGGCCGGCATCGACGTCGCCGCCGCCGGCAACATCGATGCGGAAGGGAGATTTGAGTCGCAGGTGATATCCTCCGATACCGTTTACAAGAAGCTGGTCATTGAGAACAACCGGGCCATCGGCTGCATCATGGTGGGGGATACCAAGAATTTCAATAGCATCAGCCGCTATATTTCGGAACAACGGGATATCGCCACCCTGAAGAATAGCCTATTGTAA
- a CDS encoding ABC transporter ATP-binding protein, translated as MRDNYGYFEEDQLGKFTDLSLWRRIVFLGRPYWLGALLAVLLSLVVVGCGLSLPYLIRLAVDDFILNTGPAPATRLAGLKHLALAFCALMVFEFLGNFVQVLILEWTGQRIMHRTRQMMFVHLLRLDLKFFHRNPAGRLVTRLTNDIQNMHEMFTSVIVTLFNDGIKLLGILGVLFWMNWHLALAICLLLPLMVGNTLWFSRLARDAFRQIRTHLAKINSFLQESLSGVALIQLFRREESSQGQFSQLNQVFFAKALYQIRVFAVFMPLTELMSALSIGTILWYGGSQVMGGKMTIGMLVAFLSYMRLFFQPMRELSQKYSIVQSALASAERIFQLLDSRETLPLAAKPLRPASGKGEIEFKEVRFGYEPEHPVLDRFSLKIPPGQTLAIVGATGSGKTTIISLLERFYDPDAGEILLDGVDLRDLDPNWLRSQVGLVMQDVLIMPGTIRENILLDGEKSDAALWQILEKAQLARFVRQLPEGLATRVGEGGADFSAGQRQLLAFARILAREPRILVLDEATASVDPESEMLTERAIEATFAGRTNIVIAHRLSTIRRADHILVMAGGKIIEQGSHAELAVANGPYRRLLTIFSAGSGARTENGV; from the coding sequence TTGCGGGATAATTACGGATATTTCGAAGAAGATCAGCTGGGCAAGTTCACCGATCTCAGTCTCTGGCGGCGGATCGTCTTTCTCGGCAGGCCTTACTGGCTTGGGGCCTTGTTGGCCGTGCTGCTTTCCCTGGTCGTGGTGGGCTGCGGCCTTTCCCTGCCCTATCTGATCCGCTTGGCCGTGGATGATTTCATCCTCAATACAGGACCAGCCCCGGCCACGCGTCTTGCGGGGCTCAAGCACCTGGCCCTGGCCTTTTGCGCTCTCATGGTCTTTGAGTTTCTCGGCAATTTTGTCCAGGTCCTGATCCTGGAATGGACCGGGCAGAGGATTATGCACCGGACCCGGCAGATGATGTTTGTCCATCTCCTCCGCCTGGACCTGAAATTTTTTCACCGCAACCCGGCCGGCCGCCTGGTAACCCGGCTGACCAACGATATCCAGAACATGCACGAGATGTTCACCTCGGTCATCGTCACCCTGTTCAACGACGGGATCAAGCTCTTGGGCATCCTGGGGGTTTTGTTTTGGATGAACTGGCACCTGGCCCTGGCCATCTGCCTGCTCCTCCCGCTGATGGTGGGCAATACCCTCTGGTTCAGCCGTTTGGCCCGCGACGCCTTCCGGCAGATCCGCACCCATCTGGCCAAGATTAACTCCTTCTTGCAGGAATCCCTCTCCGGCGTGGCGCTTATTCAATTGTTCCGGCGGGAGGAATCCAGCCAGGGGCAATTTTCCCAGTTGAACCAGGTCTTTTTTGCGAAGGCCCTCTATCAGATCCGGGTGTTTGCCGTGTTCATGCCCCTTACCGAATTGATGAGTGCCCTGAGCATCGGCACCATCCTCTGGTACGGCGGCAGCCAGGTCATGGGAGGAAAGATGACCATCGGCATGCTGGTGGCCTTTCTTTCCTATATGCGCCTCTTTTTTCAGCCCATGCGCGAGCTTTCCCAGAAGTATTCCATCGTCCAGTCGGCCCTGGCCTCGGCGGAACGGATCTTTCAGCTCCTCGACTCCCGTGAGACCCTGCCCTTGGCAGCTAAGCCCTTGCGGCCTGCCTCGGGTAAGGGCGAGATCGAGTTTAAGGAGGTGCGTTTCGGTTACGAGCCCGAGCATCCGGTGCTGGACCGTTTCTCCTTAAAAATTCCACCCGGCCAGACCCTGGCCATCGTCGGCGCCACCGGCAGCGGCAAGACCACGATCATCAGCCTGTTGGAACGGTTCTACGATCCGGATGCGGGCGAGATTCTCCTGGACGGCGTCGATCTGCGCGATCTCGATCCGAACTGGTTGCGAAGCCAGGTGGGGCTGGTGATGCAGGATGTGCTGATCATGCCGGGGACCATCCGGGAGAATATCCTGCTCGATGGAGAAAAAAGCGACGCGGCGTTGTGGCAGATCCTCGAAAAAGCGCAACTGGCCCGCTTTGTCCGCCAGTTGCCCGAGGGGCTTGCCACCAGAGTGGGCGAGGGTGGGGCCGACTTCTCCGCCGGGCAGCGCCAATTGCTGGCCTTTGCCAGGATTCTCGCCAGGGAACCGCGCATTCTGGTGCTGGACGAGGCCACCGCCAGCGTGGACCCGGAAAGCGAGATGCTCACCGAACGCGCCATTGAGGCAACCTTTGCCGGGCGGACCAACATCGTCATCGCCCATAGGCTTTCCACCATCCGCAGGGCCGATCATATTCTGGTTATGGCTGGGGGCAAGATTATCGAGCAGGGGAGTCATGCGGAGCTGGCCGTGGCCAATGGACCGTATCGGAGGCTGCTGACTATTTTCAGTGCCGGCTCAGGGGCGAGAACGGAAAACGGGGTATGA
- a CDS encoding ABC transporter ATP-binding protein: protein MRRTVVEGNAPGGRAASSLGLVKPFVRRYSSRLIGGLLALLTVDLLQLGIPRLVKRAVDLLAHGTASQLALAQSAVAIFLLALGIAGCRFVWRYLILGFSRLVERDLRDDFFKHLLTLDRPFFQKKPVGAIMALATNDLAAVQLAGGMGLVASVDAAIMGTAALGCMAYISPRLTLIAVLPMPLLALLTKILSARLHRRFLKVQEQFSHLTECARSTIASIRLLKAYTQEKSQAEVFDRLGRQYQQDNIRLARVHGTLFPISGLVGNTSLLLVIFFGGRLVITGVITVGDFVAFISYLYLLTWPMMAVGWVTNLFQRGVTSLTRLDEVMRATPTLEDAPQPVAFPPGPTEISLRNLHFHYEGQEQPALAGVSCVIGAGEIVGLVGRSGSGKSTLCHLLARQYPVADGEIFLNGIDVNRLSLDAVRERVGYVPQDVLLFSDTVAANIGFGNPAASQEQIETAARICRIHQEILGFSEGYQTRIGEKGVKLSGGQRQRIALARAILLDRPLLIIDDSLSAVDLETEQEIIAGLADYLPGRTCLIVSHRIAPLRDAARIMVLEEGRLLAQGKHAELLGTSPFYRTMYHQQQMLYREKDL from the coding sequence ATGAGGCGCACCGTGGTGGAGGGGAATGCGCCGGGGGGTAGAGCTGCGTCGTCCTTGGGGCTTGTCAAACCCTTTGTCCGGCGATATTCCTCCCGCCTCATCGGCGGGCTTCTTGCCCTGCTGACCGTTGATCTTCTCCAACTGGGCATCCCCCGGTTGGTAAAACGGGCGGTGGATCTCCTCGCCCACGGCACGGCCAGTCAACTCGCCTTGGCCCAAAGCGCCGTGGCTATCTTCCTGTTGGCCCTGGGCATTGCCGGTTGCCGTTTTGTTTGGCGCTATCTGATTCTGGGCTTTTCTCGGCTGGTGGAGCGTGATCTGCGCGATGATTTTTTCAAGCATCTGCTCACCCTGGACCGGCCTTTTTTTCAGAAAAAACCGGTGGGTGCGATCATGGCCCTGGCCACCAACGATCTTGCCGCGGTACAGCTTGCCGGGGGCATGGGTCTGGTCGCCAGCGTCGATGCCGCGATCATGGGCACCGCCGCCCTGGGTTGCATGGCCTATATCAGCCCGCGCCTCACCCTGATCGCCGTCCTCCCCATGCCGCTGCTGGCCTTGCTGACCAAAATACTCTCCGCCAGGCTCCATCGCCGTTTTCTCAAGGTGCAGGAGCAGTTTTCCCACCTCACCGAATGTGCCCGCAGCACCATTGCCAGCATTCGCTTGCTCAAGGCCTACACCCAGGAGAAATCGCAGGCCGAGGTCTTCGACCGCCTCGGCCGCCAGTACCAGCAGGACAACATCCGCTTGGCCAGGGTGCATGGCACCCTCTTTCCCATCTCCGGGCTGGTGGGCAATACCAGTCTGCTCCTGGTGATCTTTTTCGGCGGGCGTCTGGTGATTACCGGGGTGATCACGGTGGGTGATTTTGTTGCCTTTATTTCCTATCTCTATCTGCTGACCTGGCCGATGATGGCGGTGGGCTGGGTGACCAATCTTTTCCAGCGCGGCGTGACTTCCTTGACCCGCCTTGACGAGGTGATGCGGGCGACTCCCACTTTGGAGGACGCACCGCAGCCGGTTGCCTTTCCGCCTGGGCCGACGGAGATCAGCCTGCGCAATCTCCATTTTCACTACGAGGGGCAGGAACAACCGGCCCTGGCCGGAGTGAGCTGCGTCATTGGCGCCGGGGAGATTGTCGGGCTGGTCGGGCGCAGCGGCTCGGGGAAATCCACCCTCTGTCATCTTCTCGCCCGGCAGTATCCCGTGGCGGATGGGGAAATTTTTCTCAACGGTATTGATGTGAACCGGTTGTCTCTCGACGCAGTACGGGAGCGGGTTGGGTATGTGCCCCAGGATGTCCTCCTCTTTTCCGATACCGTGGCCGCAAACATCGGTTTCGGCAATCCGGCGGCCAGCCAGGAACAGATCGAGACGGCGGCCCGGATCTGCCGGATTCATCAGGAGATCCTCGGTTTCAGCGAGGGGTATCAGACCCGGATCGGTGAAAAGGGCGTCAAGCTCTCCGGCGGCCAGCGCCAGCGCATCGCCCTGGCCCGGGCCATTCTCCTTGACCGTCCCTTGCTGATCATTGATGACAGCTTATCCGCCGTCGATTTGGAAACCGAGCAGGAGATTATCGCCGGCTTGGCCGACTATCTGCCGGGGCGGACCTGTCTCATCGTTTCCCACCGCATCGCCCCCTTACGGGATGCGGCCCGGATTATGGTGTTGGAGGAAGGGCGGCTCCTGGCCCAGGGCAAGCATGCCGAGTTACTGGGCACAAGCCCTTTTTACCGCACCATGTATCACCAGCAACAGATGCTTTACCGGGAAAAGGACTTGTAA